One Corvus cornix cornix isolate S_Up_H32 chromosome 10, ASM73873v5, whole genome shotgun sequence genomic region harbors:
- the STARD5 gene encoding stAR-related lipid transfer protein 5, translated as MECAGRAEAAAEQLRLYRRDPGGWRGCRSTGEVAVSWRPSTEFAGNLYKGEGILPGSPRDVWECIKPVAGGLRTKWDQNVKDFEVVEAISDTVSICRTTTPSACMRIISPREFVDVVVMKQYEDGTMLSAATNVEHPLCPPQPNFVRGFNYPCGCFCIPVPGEPDRTELLTFFQTDLGGYLPQTVVDSFFPSSISGFYSNLTKAVKALKA; from the exons aTGGAGTGCGCGGGGCGCGCTGAGGCGGCCGCCGAGCAGCTGCGGCTCTACCGGAGGGACCCCGGCGGCTGGCGGGGCTGCCGCAGCACG GGGGAAGTCGCGGTGTCCTGGAGACCCTCGACGGAGTTCGCTGGCAACCT GTACAAGGGAGAGGGGATCCTGCCCGGCAGCCCGCGGGATGTCTGGGAGTGCATAAAGCCGGTGGCCGGCGGGCTCAGGACCAAGTGGGACCAAAACGTGAAGGACTTCGAGGTCGTTGAAGCCATCAGCGAT ACTGTCTCTATATGCAGAACCACAACCCCTTCAGCTTGCATGAGGATTATTTCACCAAGGGAATTTGTGGATGTAGTAGTTATGAAGCAATATGAAGATGGGACTATGCTGTCTGCTG ccaCCAATGTGGAACACCCGCTGTGTCCTCCTCAACCAAATTTTGTGAGAGGTTTTAATTATCCCTGTGGCTGTTTCTGCATACCTGTTCCAGG GGAGCCAGACAGGACTGAGCTCCTCACTTTCTTTCAGACGGATCTTGGTGGTTATCTTCCCCAGACAGTGGTGGATTCCTTTTTTCCATCTAGCATATCTGGATTTTACAGCAACCTCACCAAAGCTGTTAAGGCATTAAAAGCATGA